The proteins below are encoded in one region of Aestuariivirga litoralis:
- the gshB gene encoding glutathione synthase: protein MNLKVAVQMDPIESIDISGDSTFAIMLEAQARGHSLFYYQTKTLAYADGTLTAFGQDIKVKDEKGAHFTAGEAHRIDLSTQNVLHMRQDPPFDMGYITATHLLDLIHPKTLVVNNPTEVRNAPEKLFILKFKDLMPETLITRDVGEIDKFRKAHGDIILKPLYGNGGAGVFRTHGEDQNFTSLLELFASAYKEPYIAQKYLPDVRKGDKRIILVDGKVAGAINRVPAATDNRSNMHVGGRAEPTELTKREHEICEAIGPELKKRGLIFTGIDVIGDYMTEINVTSPTGIRQVKRFGGADIAALIWDAIEARL, encoded by the coding sequence ATGAACCTGAAAGTTGCCGTGCAGATGGACCCCATCGAGTCCATCGATATTTCCGGCGATTCCACTTTTGCCATCATGCTGGAGGCGCAGGCGCGCGGGCATTCGCTGTTCTATTACCAAACGAAAACGCTGGCCTATGCCGATGGCACGCTCACGGCCTTCGGCCAGGACATCAAGGTGAAGGACGAGAAGGGCGCGCATTTCACTGCCGGTGAAGCGCACCGCATCGATCTCTCCACCCAGAACGTGTTGCATATGCGGCAAGACCCACCGTTCGACATGGGTTACATCACCGCCACGCACTTGCTCGATCTGATCCACCCAAAAACGCTGGTGGTGAACAACCCGACCGAAGTGCGCAATGCGCCGGAAAAATTGTTCATCCTGAAATTCAAGGATCTGATGCCGGAGACTTTGATCACCCGCGATGTCGGCGAGATCGACAAATTCCGCAAGGCGCATGGCGATATCATCCTGAAGCCGCTTTACGGCAATGGTGGTGCGGGCGTGTTCCGCACCCATGGCGAAGACCAGAATTTCACTTCGCTGCTCGAGCTGTTCGCTTCGGCCTACAAGGAGCCTTACATCGCGCAGAAATATCTGCCGGATGTGAGGAAGGGCGACAAACGCATCATTCTGGTGGATGGCAAGGTGGCGGGTGCGATCAACCGCGTGCCAGCCGCAACCGACAACCGTTCCAACATGCATGTCGGCGGGCGCGCCGAGCCCACCGAGCTGACCAAACGCGAGCATGAAATATGCGAGGCGATAGGTCCGGAGCTGAAGAAACGCGGGCTTATTTTCACCGGCATCGATGTGATCGGCGATTACATGACAGAAATCAATGTCACCTCGCCCACTGGCATTCGCCAGGTGAAGCGCTTCGGCGGAGCCGATATTGCCGCACTCATTTGGGATGCCATCGAGGCACGGCTGTGA
- the hemW gene encoding radical SAM family heme chaperone HemW, with the protein MRRRTHCRTVAARWRSSLQNSSDFGVYIHWPFCKAKCPYCDFNSHVRHESVDSSRFGRALVRELSHMKSLAPDKIVTSIFFGGGTPSLMPPAVVAQVLDHVAKLWPVADDAEITLEANPTSVEAENFRGYRAAGVNRVSVGVQALHEADLKALGRQHTPDEALAAFRLASQIFPRTSFDLIYARPGQTVTMWKEELTRALGEQQGHMSLYQLTIEPETRYFDLFQAGKLIVPNEDDQASLFEVTQELTEKAGLTAYEVSNHAKPGHESRHNLTYWRYLDYAGVGPGAHGRLQGKATACIKHPETWAQAVETQGHGMAEQTDLTPAEQAPEYLLMGMRINEGLDMVRHAMLSGQRMDEGRIQALEALDLVKREGNRLSTTSRGRPLLNAIIRELNG; encoded by the coding sequence ATGAGGCGAAGAACGCACTGTCGCACCGTGGCCGCGCGCTGGAGAAGCTCGTTGCAGAACTCCTCTGACTTCGGAGTCTATATCCACTGGCCCTTCTGCAAGGCCAAATGCCCGTATTGTGACTTCAACAGCCATGTGCGCCATGAAAGCGTAGATTCCTCACGCTTCGGCCGTGCGCTGGTGCGTGAACTCAGCCACATGAAATCACTCGCGCCGGATAAAATCGTCACCAGCATTTTCTTTGGTGGCGGCACGCCGAGCCTGATGCCGCCTGCTGTGGTGGCGCAGGTTCTCGATCATGTCGCCAAGCTTTGGCCGGTGGCTGATGATGCGGAGATCACGCTCGAAGCCAATCCCACCAGCGTTGAAGCAGAGAATTTTCGCGGCTACCGTGCGGCAGGTGTGAACCGCGTTTCTGTCGGCGTACAGGCGTTGCATGAGGCCGACCTCAAAGCGCTGGGCCGGCAGCACACACCGGATGAAGCGCTGGCTGCGTTCAGACTGGCGTCACAAATTTTTCCGCGCACCTCGTTCGACTTGATCTATGCGCGGCCCGGCCAGACAGTCACGATGTGGAAGGAAGAACTGACGCGCGCGCTGGGTGAGCAGCAGGGCCACATGTCGCTCTATCAACTCACCATCGAGCCGGAGACACGCTATTTCGATCTGTTTCAGGCTGGCAAGCTCATCGTGCCGAATGAAGATGATCAGGCCTCGCTGTTTGAAGTGACGCAGGAGCTGACCGAGAAGGCGGGCCTCACGGCCTATGAAGTTTCCAACCACGCCAAACCTGGCCACGAAAGCCGGCACAATCTGACTTACTGGCGCTATCTGGATTATGCCGGCGTCGGCCCCGGCGCGCATGGACGGCTGCAAGGCAAAGCCACGGCTTGCATCAAGCATCCTGAAACCTGGGCGCAGGCGGTTGAGACGCAAGGTCACGGCATGGCCGAGCAGACTGATTTGACTCCGGCCGAGCAAGCGCCTGAATATCTATTGATGGGCATGCGGATCAATGAGGGCCTCGACATGGTGCGCCACGCCATGCTGTCTGGCCAGCGGATGGATGAGGGGCGCATTCAGGCCTTGGAAGCGCTCGATCTGGTGAAGCGCGAGGGCAATCGCTTGAGCACCACATCACGCGGGCGGCCGCTGCTCAATGCCATCATCCGCGAACTCAATGGCTGA
- the rsmI gene encoding 16S rRNA (cytidine(1402)-2'-O)-methyltransferase yields the protein MAEKFFHIGPTQHMAPSLAPGLHVTATPIGNLGDMTLRALATLAAADVVLCEDTRVTVKLLERYGIKVPMRPYHEHNAESVRPAIIEALKNGGAYALVSDAGVPLVSDPGYRLVRACIDENIAVTALPGASATLTALALSGLPTDRFTFIGFLPQKQKARRDLLTDFKSVPSTLIAFESPHRVIEALADIEAVLQNRNMALARELTKLHEEVLRGSAADIRAVLEARDSVKGEIVLVIGPPDDAPEEASEDEIEDAISDALKDLSASKAAALVSKTFGLPKEDIYARILKRKSDAQEP from the coding sequence ATGGCTGAGAAATTCTTTCACATCGGGCCGACACAACACATGGCGCCCAGTCTAGCGCCCGGGCTGCATGTGACGGCAACGCCCATCGGTAATCTGGGCGACATGACCTTGCGCGCGCTGGCCACGCTGGCCGCCGCCGATGTGGTTCTGTGCGAGGACACGCGCGTCACCGTGAAGCTGCTCGAACGCTATGGCATCAAAGTGCCAATGCGGCCCTATCATGAGCACAATGCCGAAAGCGTGCGGCCCGCGATCATCGAAGCGCTGAAAAATGGCGGGGCCTATGCGCTGGTTTCGGATGCCGGCGTGCCGCTGGTTTCTGATCCCGGTTACCGGTTGGTGCGCGCCTGCATCGATGAGAATATCGCCGTCACCGCCCTGCCCGGCGCTTCGGCCACGCTCACTGCATTGGCGCTCTCCGGATTGCCGACTGACAGGTTCACCTTCATCGGCTTCCTGCCGCAAAAGCAGAAGGCGCGGCGTGATCTTCTAACGGATTTTAAGTCCGTTCCGTCTACACTCATCGCCTTTGAAAGCCCGCACCGGGTGATCGAGGCGCTGGCCGATATCGAAGCGGTTTTACAGAATCGAAACATGGCCTTGGCGCGTGAACTTACCAAGCTGCATGAAGAGGTTTTGCGGGGGAGCGCCGCTGACATCCGCGCCGTGCTGGAAGCGCGCGACAGTGTAAAAGGCGAGATCGTGCTGGTGATCGGCCCGCCGGATGATGCGCCGGAGGAAGCCAGCGAAGACGAGATCGAAGACGCGATCAGTGATGCGCTGAAAGATCTCTCCGCCAGCAAGGCGGCGGCACTCGTTTCGAAAACTTTCGGCCTGCCCAAGGAAGATATTTACGCGCGCATTCTGAAGCGCAAAAGCGATGCGCAAGAGCCGTGA
- a CDS encoding leucyl aminopeptidase produces the protein MKITFVSKLPQQVRILCIVISEGAPLPPAGKALNDASQGRISQAVKVAKFTGKRDQTLEILAPSKSCDRLFLFGAGEAAKVTARELELTGGALAGALGAAKVESAGVVLNLPGLKLVKADEAAALVASGASLRNYQFLQYKSKKPENGKRLESLVIEAATPAKAKAAFANYEALAEGVHLARDLVNEPANVLYPAEFANRAKALSKSGVKVEILNPAQMKKLGMGALLGVSQGSPFEPRLVVMRWDGGKAGEAPVAFIGKGVTFDTGGVSIKPAGGMEDMKGDMGGAACVTGLMLALAKRKAKANVIGAIGIVENAIDGAAQRPGDVVKSMSGQTIAVLNTDAEGRLILADVLWYVQDRFKPKFMVNLATLTGAIMGALGKDYAGLFSNNDELSTRLTEAGLETGERVWRMPMGPEYDKLIDSDIADMKNIGGRFGGAITAAQFLQRFVNKVPWAHLDVAGTAMDSTKTAINQSWGSGWGVRLLNRLVADHYES, from the coding sequence ATGAAAATTACCTTCGTCAGCAAGTTGCCCCAACAGGTCAGGATTCTCTGCATTGTCATCAGTGAAGGAGCACCCTTGCCCCCCGCTGGAAAGGCACTGAATGATGCCAGCCAGGGGCGGATCTCGCAGGCGGTAAAAGTAGCCAAATTCACTGGCAAACGAGACCAAACGCTTGAAATTCTGGCCCCTTCCAAATCCTGCGACCGGCTGTTTCTGTTCGGTGCCGGTGAAGCGGCCAAAGTCACTGCGCGCGAGCTGGAACTCACCGGCGGTGCTCTGGCCGGGGCGCTGGGGGCAGCCAAGGTAGAATCAGCTGGCGTGGTTTTGAACCTGCCGGGCCTGAAGCTGGTGAAGGCCGATGAGGCGGCGGCACTGGTTGCCTCCGGTGCCAGCCTCCGCAACTATCAGTTCCTGCAATACAAATCAAAAAAACCGGAAAACGGCAAACGCCTCGAATCTTTGGTGATCGAAGCCGCCACCCCGGCCAAGGCAAAGGCAGCATTTGCGAATTACGAGGCCCTTGCAGAGGGCGTGCATCTGGCGCGCGACCTGGTGAACGAGCCTGCCAACGTGCTTTACCCGGCGGAATTTGCCAACCGCGCCAAAGCCCTGAGCAAGTCAGGCGTGAAAGTCGAAATCCTCAACCCGGCGCAGATGAAAAAGCTGGGCATGGGCGCATTGCTCGGCGTGTCGCAGGGCTCGCCCTTTGAGCCGCGACTCGTCGTGATGCGCTGGGATGGCGGCAAAGCAGGTGAGGCCCCGGTTGCTTTCATCGGCAAAGGCGTGACCTTCGATACCGGCGGTGTTTCGATTAAGCCGGCGGGTGGCATGGAAGACATGAAGGGCGATATGGGCGGTGCCGCCTGTGTGACGGGCCTCATGCTGGCCCTGGCCAAGCGCAAGGCGAAGGCCAATGTGATCGGCGCCATCGGCATTGTTGAAAACGCCATCGACGGCGCGGCCCAGCGCCCCGGCGACGTGGTGAAATCCATGTCCGGGCAGACCATCGCCGTACTCAACACCGATGCTGAAGGCCGGCTCATTCTGGCTGACGTGCTGTGGTACGTGCAGGACAGGTTCAAACCTAAATTCATGGTCAATCTTGCCACACTCACGGGTGCCATCATGGGCGCTCTCGGTAAGGACTATGCCGGGCTGTTCTCGAACAATGACGAGCTTTCGACCCGGCTCACCGAAGCCGGATTAGAAACAGGTGAGCGCGTCTGGCGCATGCCGATGGGCCCCGAATATGACAAGCTGATCGACAGCGACATTGCCGACATGAAGAATATCGGCGGCCGTTTCGGTGGTGCCATCACCGCCGCGCAATTCCTGCAGCGCTTCGTGAACAAGGTGCCTTGGGCCCATCTCGACGTCGCCGGAACGGCGATGGATTCGACCAAGACCGCCATCAACCAGAGCTGGGGCTCAGGCTGGGGCGTGCGTTTGTTGAACCGGTTGGTGGCTGATCACTACGAGAGTTAA
- a CDS encoding DNA polymerase III subunit chi — MAEIYFYHLEGTPMEPLLLRMLRMGFERGIRMAIESATPDNLPKLSELLWSAEDVAFLPHGMGEDASPHHPLWLCADRQDPNNAAYRFYVEGAMPDEIGNLERALILFDSNSEDALASARNEWKKRKAEGHAISYWKMDENGKWQNLA; from the coding sequence ATGGCGGAAATCTATTTCTATCACCTTGAAGGCACACCGATGGAGCCCTTGCTCCTGCGCATGCTGCGCATGGGATTCGAGCGCGGCATCCGCATGGCCATCGAAAGCGCCACGCCGGATAATCTGCCAAAACTTTCTGAACTTTTGTGGTCCGCCGAAGACGTCGCCTTCCTGCCGCATGGCATGGGCGAGGACGCCAGCCCGCATCATCCGCTGTGGCTCTGCGCCGACAGGCAGGATCCGAACAACGCGGCCTATCGCTTCTACGTCGAGGGAGCCATGCCCGACGAAATCGGCAACCTTGAGCGCGCGCTGATCCTGTTTGATTCGAATTCTGAGGACGCACTTGCAAGTGCCCGGAATGAATGGAAAAAGCGAAAGGCTGAAGGCCACGCCATCAGCTATTGGAAAATGGACGAGAACGGCAAATGGCAAAACCTGGCGTGA
- a CDS encoding winged helix-turn-helix transcriptional regulator, giving the protein MSHSHSDDTAPEDTTHEAGGCKAVADVLARIGDKWTVYVVKLLAGGPMRFNEVRRAIPAISQRMLSLTLRGLERDGLVTRTVTPSIPPRVDYELTPMGLTLIEPLKAVGVWALANRAYVEESRAKFDHSHAGSKTVEELGRKRSGAIGEDVTAKKNSGTYLS; this is encoded by the coding sequence ATGTCACACAGTCACAGCGATGATACCGCACCCGAAGACACCACCCACGAAGCGGGCGGCTGCAAGGCGGTGGCGGATGTGCTGGCCCGCATCGGCGACAAGTGGACGGTCTATGTGGTGAAGCTTCTGGCCGGCGGCCCGATGCGCTTCAACGAAGTGCGCCGCGCGATCCCCGCGATTTCACAACGCATGCTGTCGCTCACTTTGCGTGGGCTGGAGCGCGATGGGCTGGTGACTCGGACTGTCACGCCCAGCATTCCGCCGCGGGTGGATTATGAATTGACGCCGATGGGGCTGACGCTGATTGAGCCATTGAAAGCTGTGGGCGTGTGGGCGTTGGCCAACCGCGCCTATGTCGAGGAATCACGGGCCAAGTTCGATCACTCGCATGCCGGCAGCAAGACGGTGGAAGAGCTTGGCCGCAAGCGGTCCGGTGCCATTGGCGAGGACGTTACGGCCAAGAAGAATTCGGGAACTTATCTGTCGTAA
- a CDS encoding YraN family protein, whose amino-acid sequence MRKSREQAERRGRLAEASALLLMRLKGYRLLARRFKTAQGEVDLIMRRGDTTAFIEVKARSRHDDAVTSVTPYQSRRIASAAGLWMARDATSNLGPCRFDIVAVNAYLWPSHIPNAFPGVF is encoded by the coding sequence ATGCGCAAGAGCCGTGAACAAGCCGAGCGGCGCGGGCGGCTGGCGGAAGCCTCCGCCCTGCTCCTCATGCGCCTGAAAGGTTACCGCCTGCTGGCCCGGCGTTTCAAGACGGCGCAAGGCGAAGTGGATTTGATCATGCGGCGCGGCGACACCACCGCCTTCATCGAAGTGAAGGCGCGCAGCCGGCATGATGATGCGGTGACCTCGGTGACCCCCTATCAATCGCGGCGCATTGCATCCGCTGCGGGTCTCTGGATGGCGCGCGATGCCACCTCCAATCTCGGCCCCTGCCGGTTTGATATTGTTGCAGTGAACGCGTATCTATGGCCGTCTCACATCCCGAACGCGTTTCCCGGAGTTTTTTGA
- a CDS encoding HAD family hydrolase: MSELKLVAFDADDTLWHNLIHFEKTEAEFGKMFADYLPVAEATKVLTEMEKRNIGLYGFGVKGFTLSMIESAINITGGKIDGGTITKLMDMGRAMLDHEIELLPYAEETLSALAQEFKLLLITKGDLHHQERKVLASGLAHYFEGVEIVSDKKPATYEKICKRYGGSTATTLMAGNSIRSDVLPMITAGGYGCYVPFPILWDHEHEEVPKETSRYFEVEDLRGVADVARKIIA; encoded by the coding sequence GTGAGCGAACTTAAACTTGTCGCCTTCGATGCCGACGATACGCTCTGGCATAACCTGATCCATTTCGAAAAAACCGAAGCGGAATTCGGCAAGATGTTCGCTGATTACCTGCCGGTGGCCGAGGCGACCAAGGTTCTCACCGAAATGGAAAAGCGCAATATCGGGCTCTATGGTTTCGGGGTGAAAGGTTTCACGCTGTCGATGATCGAGTCAGCCATTAATATCACCGGCGGCAAGATTGACGGCGGCACCATCACCAAGCTGATGGATATGGGCCGCGCCATGCTGGACCATGAGATCGAGCTTCTGCCTTACGCTGAAGAAACGCTCAGTGCGCTGGCACAGGAATTCAAGCTGCTGCTGATCACCAAGGGCGATCTGCACCACCAGGAACGCAAGGTGCTGGCGTCGGGCTTGGCGCATTATTTTGAAGGCGTGGAAATTGTTTCCGACAAGAAGCCGGCCACTTATGAGAAAATCTGCAAGCGCTATGGCGGCAGCACCGCCACCACCTTGATGGCCGGCAATTCGATCCGCTCGGATGTGCTGCCGATGATCACCGCCGGCGGCTATGGCTGCTACGTGCCCTTCCCGATTCTCTGGGATCATGAACACGAAGAGGTACCCAAGGAAACTTCGCGTTATTTCGAGGTGGAAGATTTGCGCGGCGTGGCCGATGTGGCGCGCAAGATTATCGCCTGA
- a CDS encoding LPS-assembly protein LptD — MCVVLAAGLILLAGFGIQTAHAIENKTFIAPITSSPPAGTRALVDADIFTYDVKRKIGTARGTVQVKYGPYTLTASRVTINEKTGEFSADGSIVITEPNGNVLEADTMVMRNKFRDGILNHIKMLLTNNGTILANRLRRVDGTTFIYERAHYTVCKTCRTKSGNPIWEIVSEQTTHDSKGHNLYHVQPRFKLGGVTVAGLPRLNMPDPSVTRRTGFLLPDLAFSNVYGVGAVVPFFWALSPSSDITFRPIFSSEQGPIADIEYRQALENGNFSIRGMGVHQFTAKTGEDDHEWRGAITTKGRFKSGDDWTYGWDGTLNSDRKFLDSYGFDGRSYATNDLFATRIDDQNYFSAQLLNFGSLDTAIDPRTLPYAMPFITGETIVRDTPIGGQFNFSYNAYSIHRAIGWTPVPVPGNPQYSTVQGTDQTRATTQMNWHKQFYGTAGTVVTPFANLRGDMITAENVPDPLAPGTTNSTTFARILPEVGVDARMPFVADLPFGQSIISPVFQIVSSANEGDTSKFGNEDSITLNYDHTSLFLADRFTGLDRYEGGTRADLGLTYSLFGRNGGFIRASLGQSFHIAGQNSFVDGSGLADNESDMVGAFVFQPWNELSLSYEARWKDDFSAINRQEAVASLSFDRISASLSYLDFKAEPAYGLVTEQHWVSGDAKVGLNDGWSLFGGMTYDIRTNVLTRKVAGVEFDCQCMNFKLYYAGTEDTISHAVDNRVIMSIEFATIGKTGFVAGF, encoded by the coding sequence ATGTGCGTTGTGCTGGCTGCCGGGCTGATTTTGCTGGCCGGTTTTGGCATCCAAACAGCCCATGCCATCGAAAATAAGACCTTCATCGCCCCTATCACCTCGAGCCCTCCGGCAGGCACACGCGCTCTGGTTGACGCTGATATTTTCACCTATGACGTCAAGCGCAAGATCGGTACGGCGCGCGGCACCGTGCAGGTCAAATACGGCCCCTACACGCTGACGGCCAGTCGTGTGACGATCAACGAGAAAACCGGTGAGTTCAGCGCCGATGGATCGATCGTCATCACCGAGCCCAATGGCAACGTGCTGGAAGCCGACACGATGGTGATGCGCAACAAATTCCGTGACGGCATCCTCAACCATATCAAGATGCTGCTCACCAACAATGGCACCATTTTGGCCAACCGTTTGCGCCGCGTCGATGGAACGACCTTCATCTATGAACGCGCCCATTACACCGTCTGCAAGACGTGCCGCACCAAGAGCGGCAATCCGATTTGGGAAATCGTCAGCGAGCAGACCACCCATGACAGCAAGGGCCACAATCTCTATCACGTTCAGCCGCGCTTCAAACTTGGTGGCGTGACGGTAGCGGGCTTGCCGCGCCTCAATATGCCGGACCCTTCAGTGACGCGCCGCACCGGCTTCCTGCTGCCTGACCTGGCCTTTTCCAACGTGTATGGCGTGGGTGCTGTTGTCCCGTTCTTCTGGGCTCTCTCTCCGTCTTCGGACATCACCTTCCGGCCGATTTTTTCCTCTGAGCAAGGCCCTATCGCTGATATCGAATATCGGCAAGCGTTGGAGAATGGCAACTTCTCCATCCGTGGCATGGGCGTTCACCAGTTCACGGCCAAGACCGGCGAGGACGACCACGAATGGCGTGGTGCCATCACCACCAAGGGCCGCTTCAAATCCGGTGATGACTGGACCTATGGCTGGGACGGCACGCTGAACAGCGACCGCAAATTCCTCGACAGCTATGGCTTCGATGGCCGCTCCTATGCCACGAATGACCTGTTTGCCACGCGCATCGACGACCAGAACTACTTCTCCGCCCAGCTGCTGAATTTCGGCTCGCTGGATACGGCGATTGATCCGCGCACGCTCCCCTACGCCATGCCGTTCATCACCGGCGAAACCATTGTGCGCGATACGCCGATCGGTGGGCAGTTCAACTTCAGTTACAACGCCTATTCAATCCATCGTGCCATCGGTTGGACGCCGGTGCCGGTTCCGGGCAACCCGCAATATTCCACCGTGCAAGGCACCGACCAGACCCGTGCCACCACACAGATGAACTGGCACAAGCAGTTTTATGGCACGGCGGGCACGGTCGTTACCCCCTTCGCCAATCTGCGCGGCGACATGATCACCGCCGAAAATGTGCCGGACCCGCTGGCACCCGGCACCACCAATTCCACCACCTTTGCCCGCATTCTGCCAGAAGTTGGCGTGGACGCGCGCATGCCCTTCGTGGCTGATCTGCCATTCGGTCAGAGCATCATTTCACCAGTGTTCCAGATCGTGTCCTCCGCCAATGAGGGCGATACGAGCAAGTTCGGCAATGAAGATTCAATCACCCTGAATTACGATCATACCAGCCTTTTCCTGGCTGACCGCTTTACCGGCCTTGACCGTTACGAAGGCGGCACGCGGGCTGATCTCGGCCTGACCTATTCACTCTTCGGGCGCAATGGCGGCTTCATCCGGGCCAGCCTCGGTCAATCGTTCCACATTGCCGGGCAGAATAGCTTTGTGGATGGCTCGGGCCTCGCCGACAATGAATCCGACATGGTGGGTGCATTCGTATTCCAGCCGTGGAACGAACTCAGCCTGTCCTATGAAGCACGCTGGAAAGATGACTTCAGCGCCATCAACCGCCAGGAAGCCGTGGCCAGCCTTAGTTTTGACAGGATTTCCGCTAGTTTGAGCTACTTGGATTTCAAGGCGGAACCTGCCTATGGCCTGGTCACAGAACAACACTGGGTCTCAGGCGATGCAAAGGTTGGCTTGAATGATGGCTGGAGCCTGTTTGGTGGCATGACTTACGATATTCGGACCAATGTTCTGACCCGCAAAGTGGCGGGCGTGGAGTTCGATTGCCAGTGCATGAACTTCAAACTGTACTATGCCGGCACCGAAGACACGATTTCGCATGCGGTGGATAATCGCGTCATCATGTCGATCGAGTTTGCCACCATCGGCAAGACCGGCTTCGTCGCCGGCTTCTAA
- a CDS encoding alkene reductase, whose protein sequence is MSTLWSPIKLGKLELKHRLALAPMTRSRAKPDGTPGDDAAEYYAQRASLGLLIAEGTQPNDDGQGYTTTPGIYTDAHVAGWKKVTDAIHKAGGHLFIQIMHAGRVAHPDNTPHHRQPVAPSAIAPKGQMFTPTGMQDYPLPRALTTAEVKQTVKDFAYAAKRAIEAGADGVEIHGANGYLVHQFLSPETNTRTDEYGGSDENRARFAIEVAKAMIAEVGADRVGIRLSPVNGHASVPEKIEEVASTYRYLAQELAKLDLVYLHLLHTGQDALISDIRKAWKNVLLVNRPGAAPENLAKDIITGLADMVPVGQMGLANPDLVARLRRAAPLNKADPSSFFSPGAKGYIDYPFLSSQAA, encoded by the coding sequence ATGAGCACACTCTGGAGCCCGATCAAGCTCGGCAAACTGGAATTGAAGCACCGCCTGGCCTTGGCACCGATGACGCGCAGCCGCGCCAAGCCTGATGGCACCCCCGGCGATGACGCCGCTGAATATTACGCGCAACGCGCTTCCCTCGGCCTGCTGATTGCCGAAGGCACCCAGCCCAATGATGATGGCCAGGGCTATACAACAACGCCGGGCATCTACACCGACGCCCATGTTGCCGGTTGGAAAAAAGTGACTGACGCCATCCACAAGGCCGGCGGCCATCTGTTCATCCAGATCATGCATGCCGGCCGCGTCGCCCATCCGGACAACACGCCGCATCACCGCCAGCCGGTGGCCCCTTCAGCCATCGCCCCCAAAGGCCAGATGTTCACCCCAACCGGCATGCAGGACTATCCACTGCCGCGCGCCCTCACCACGGCGGAAGTGAAACAGACCGTGAAGGATTTCGCTTACGCCGCAAAACGCGCCATTGAAGCCGGTGCTGACGGTGTCGAAATCCACGGGGCCAATGGCTATCTTGTGCACCAGTTTCTCTCGCCCGAAACCAACACCCGCACCGATGAATATGGCGGCTCGGATGAAAACCGTGCGCGCTTCGCCATTGAAGTGGCGAAGGCGATGATTGCCGAAGTGGGCGCAGACCGCGTGGGCATTCGCCTTTCGCCGGTGAACGGCCATGCCAGCGTGCCGGAGAAGATCGAGGAAGTGGCAAGCACCTATCGCTATCTGGCGCAGGAACTGGCCAAGCTTGATCTGGTCTATCTGCATTTGCTGCATACCGGTCAGGACGCGCTGATTTCTGACATCCGCAAGGCCTGGAAGAACGTGCTTCTGGTCAACCGCCCGGGTGCTGCGCCGGAAAATCTGGCCAAGGATATCATTACTGGTTTGGCGGACATGGTGCCGGTTGGCCAGATGGGCCTTGCCAATCCGGATCTGGTCGCACGCCTCAGAAGGGCGGCCCCACTGAACAAGGCGGATCCATCCTCTTTTTTCAGCCCCGGCGCGAAAGGCTATATCGACTATCCATTCCTGTCGTCACAAGCCGCCTGA
- a CDS encoding DUF1737 domain-containing protein, with the protein MAKPGVTPKLRYRLLTGPDDKSFCERLSAALEDGYELYGSPSVTFNGKNVIAAQAIILRATSATPRKSSTSK; encoded by the coding sequence ATGGCAAAACCTGGCGTGACACCAAAACTGCGTTACCGCTTGCTCACCGGGCCTGATGACAAAAGCTTTTGCGAGCGCTTGTCGGCGGCACTTGAGGACGGCTATGAGCTCTACGGCTCACCCTCCGTCACCTTCAACGGCAAGAACGTGATTGCGGCTCAGGCGATAATCTTGCGCGCCACATCGGCCACGCCGCGCAAATCTTCCACCTCGAAATAA